The following are encoded together in the Rutidosis leptorrhynchoides isolate AG116_Rl617_1_P2 unplaced genomic scaffold, CSIRO_AGI_Rlap_v1 contig37, whole genome shotgun sequence genome:
- the LOC139883212 gene encoding uncharacterized protein, whose protein sequence is MLRRLKSESSLPWIVGRDFNELLQLDEKDGGSFRSSRQIEDFREATEFYGLRDLGFCGPQYTWCNGRYQGGLINERLDRVLATDVWMALFPNARVTNLVSTLSDHCPFLLELEVLDLVFRLPGDCSGAWKQHYSLDGNLLRVKAALSRWSQKEFGDLPASIAKHDYWIRRLSNGINELRLVGLQRGIGILNTFILLLLRDGKIIPLPASNNTITGLFDGNGIGQTKREDIAHVVFNHYAEVYHSMRPLDEDINRVITLIQPKVTVEINVELGKPFCTRDVFEALQQMGPFKSPGPDGLNAAFFQKMWPTVGHSVTQAILQILHGGPIPSHYNHTNVVLILKIKAPQVPSDFRPISLYNVIMKLVSKCMVNRMRSWLPEIISSNQSGFIAGRSIFDNATVAFGIVHSLLHKCPSRKGFVALKLDVKKAYDRPSDVLFPKRGFRQGDPLSPILFVLCSEAFTVIIKDRISRGLLQGAAVSWGGPRISHLLFADDSLVFFRATLADCQQFLQVLKWYKAAAGQEINFSKSNILFSKNVADDCRLELKQCLGVFNSLETNKYLGLPIVLGRNKNVSFDFLRNRLRRKLAGWKGKYLSKAGREVLVKAVLQALPTYVMSLFQLSDGLCHALEMFCARFLWGAKDGERKIHWIEWDSLCEKKKFGGLGFRELKAYNLALTAKQGWRFLLEPDNMMTVVLKQKYFPRTSFIHAELGNNPSSIWRGMIEARNILIDGGHWLIGDGLEAHIFSDKWFPLVLGTKIPLSAHLLWPQAKAIHIAFVPCQDQWIWDHNANGVYTVKSGYFVAKQLLHPGQTIAFTTSPFGHWNLIWQLDLLPNLRLFAWKLCQGIVSTRDNLIGQGLQSISGHCEQWLQFVFSILSKYELNSFIAAAWWVWSNRNDYIFRAKCAIPSSTVSGFQRWFLSFSSLVSVGSRQVSRLVTRQDRWKPPVPGIFKVNFDAGFVLGSSTNRFDTIVRDHCGRCIGAWSGKLGRQGSVLPAEAIAALKSIELVRRLNLDAVIFEGDCQELIKELNSSSRSFSVIGNITKEFKHFIDSYFSSGGFSFVKHGGNRPAHVLAHYVFIVDLVTFDCNNLPHDVAEVVHLNALLA, encoded by the exons ATGCTTCGGAGGTTGAAATCAGAGTCGTCTTTGCCATGGATAGTTGGAAGAGATTTCAATGAGCTGCTTCAACTTGATGAAAAAGATGGTGGGAGTTTTCGCAGTAGTCGGCAAATCGAAGATTTTCGAGAGGCTACTGAGTTTTATGGGCTCAGGGACTTGGGTTTCTGTGGACCGCAGTATACTTGGTGCAATGGACGTTATCAGGGAGGTCTCATTAATGAGCGTCTGGATAGAGTTTTGGCGACTGATGTTTGGATGGCTTTGTTTCCGAATGCACGAGTCACAAACTTGGTGTCTACTTTGTCAGATCATTGCCCATTTTTGTTGGAGTTGGAAGTGTTGGACTTGGTGTTTCG ATTGCCCGGGGATTGTAGCGGGGCATGGAAACAACATTATAGTTTGGATGGGAATCTCCTTCGAGTTAAAGCTGCTTTATCTAGGTGGAGTCAGAAGGAGTTTGGTGATCTTCCAGCTAGTATTGCGAAGCACG ATTATTGGATCAGGAGGCTATCAAATGGAATCAACGAGCTAAGGTTAGTTGGTTTACAGAGGGGGATTGGAATATTAAATACTTTCATTCTTTTGCTACTCAGAGACGGAAAAATAATACCATTACCGGCCTCTAATAATACCATTACCGGCCTCTTTGATGGTAATGGGATTGGGCAGACTAAGAGGGAGGACATTGCTCATGTTGTATTCAACCATTATGCTGAAGTGTATCATTCGATGAGACCGTTGGATGAAGATATCAATCGAGTGATTACCTTGATCCAGCCTAAGGTGACTGTAGAAATTAATGTAGAGTTAGGTAAACCCTTTTGTACTAGGGATGTGTTTGAGGCTCTTCAGCAGATGGGGCCGTTTAAATCTCCGGGTCCAGATGGTTTGAACGCGGCCTTTTTCCAAAAAATGTGGCCGACAGTGGGCCATTCAGTCACTCAGGCTATATTACAAATTCTACATGGGGGACCGATTCCAAGTCATTATAATCACaccaatgtggttttaatcctcaAGATTAAAGCTCCTCAGGTACCTTCTGATTTTCGTCCCATAAGCCTTTATAATGTCATTATGAAATTGGTTTCCAAATGCATGGTGAATAGAATGAGATCGTGGCTACCTGAAATTATTTCCAGTAATCAATCTGGTTTTATTGCTGGACGTTCCATATTTGACAATGCTACGGTGGCGTTTGGAATTGTGCATTCTCTGTTACATAAATGCCCTAGTAGGAAGGGTTTTGTGGCTTTGAAACTTGATGTGAAGAAGGCTTATGATAG GCCGTCGGATGTGTTGTTTCCTAAACGCGGGTTCAGACAGGGGGATCCGTTATCCCCAATTCTATTTGTGTTGTGTTCTGAGGCGTTCACGGTAATTATCAAAGATAGGATTAGTCGGGGGCTGCTTCAAGGAGCTGCAGTCAGTTGGGGAGGCCCTCGAATATCCCATCTTCTTTTTGCTGATGATAGCTTGGTTTTCTTTCGGGCGACGTTGGCTGATTGTCAACAATTTCTCCAAGTCCTGAAGTGGTACAAGGCAGCGGCTGGGCAAGAAATTAATTTCTCAAAGTCCAATATTCTTTTCAGCAAGAATGTGGCAGATGATTGCCGATTGGAGCTCAAACAGTGTTTGGGAGTCTTTAATTCATTAGAGACTAACAAGTATTTGGGGTTGCCTATAGTGCTCGGTAGAAATAAGAATGTTTCCTTTGATTTTCTGAGGAATAGATTGAGAAGGAAGTTAGCAGGCTGGAAGGGGAAGTATCTGTCAAAGGCGGGACGGGAGGTTTTGGTAAAAGCTGTTCTTCAAGCATTGCCTACTTATGTTATGAGTCTCTTCCAATTGTCAGATGGACTGTGTCATGCTTTAGAAATGTTTTGTGCTCGTTTTCTTTGGGGAGCGAAGGATGGGGAGAGGAAGATTCATTGGATAGAATGGGATAGTCTCTGTGAGAAGAAAAAGTTTGGAGGCTTGGGATTTAGGGAGTTGAAGGCATATAATCTTGCTTTGACTGCTAAGCAAGGTTGGAGGTTTCTCTTAGAGCCAGATAATATGATGACAGTTGTTTTGAAGCAGAAGTACTTCCCACGGACTTCCTTTATTCATGCTGAGTTGGGGAATAATCCGTCCTCGATTTGGAGAGGGATGATTGAAGCTCGTAACATTCTGATAGATGGTGGTCATTGGCTTATTGGGGATGGCTTGGAAGCTCATATCTTCTCTGACAAATGGTTTCCTCTTGTGCTAGGTACCAAAATCCCTTTGTCTGCTCATTTATTGTGGCCTCAGGCCAAG GCGATTCACATCGCTTTTGTACCTTGTCAAGATCAGTGGATTTGGGACCATAATGCTAATGGGGTTTACACTGTCAAAAGTGGTTATTTCGTTGCCAAACAATTGTTGCACCCTGGTCAAACTATTGCTTTTACTACCTCACCTTTCGGTCACTGGAATTTAATTTGGCAGTTAGATTTGTTGCCTAACCTGAGACTTTTTGCTTGGAAATTGTGTCAAGGTATAGTGTCAACAAGGGATAATCTGATTGGCCAAGGGCTGCAGTCGATATCAGGCCATTGTGAG CAGTGGTTGCAGTTTGTTTTCTCTATACTCTCGAAATATGAATTAAATTCGTTTATTGCAGCAGCATGGTGGGTTTGGAGTAACCGGAATGATTATATATTCCGGGCCAAATGCGCTATCCCAAGCTCGACGGTAAGTGGTTTTCAGCGATGGTTTCTTAGTTTCTCATCACTGGTTTCGGTTGGGTCTCGGCAGGTTTCGAGGTTGGTTACTCGACAAGATCGATGGAAGCCTCCTGTGCCTGGGATATTTAAAGTTAATTTTGATGCTGGGTTTGTCTTGGGCAGTAGTACTAATCGTTTTGATACTATTGTGCGGGATCATTGTGGTCGGTGTATTGGCGCATGGTCCGGCAAATTGGGGAGGCAGGGCTCAGTTTTACCAGCAGAAGCTATCGCCGCACTTAAAAGCATTGAGTTGGTTAGAAGATTGAACTTAGATGCAGTTATTTTTGAAGGGGATTGTCAGGAACTTATAAAGGAGTTAAATAGCTCTTCAAGGAGTTTCTCAGTAATTGGCAATATCACGAAAGAATTTAAACATTTCATTGATTCTTATTTTTCTTCCGGTGGTTTTAGTTTTGTTAAACATGGAGGTAATAGACCGGCTCACGTTCTTGCTCATTATGTTTTCATAGTTGATTTAGTGACTTTTGATTGTAATAATTTGCCACATGATGTGGCTGAAGTGGTCCATTTGAACGCTTTATTAGCTTAA
- the LOC139883213 gene encoding LOW QUALITY PROTEIN: probable aminotransferase TAT2 (The sequence of the model RefSeq protein was modified relative to this genomic sequence to represent the inferred CDS: inserted 2 bases in 2 codons): MRIKRDLIFFFALYSLQSAKYNCYSPTVGLLPARKAVADYLNSDLPNKLSPDDVYLTIGCTQAIEVAVSVLARPGSNILLPKPGFPYYEALCAQRNLEYRHFDLLPENGWEVDLAAVESLADENTTAMVIINPSNPCECVYNFQHLQKIAETAKSXGILVIADEVYGHLAFGETPFTPMGVFGSTVPVITLGSISKRWIVPGWRMGWLFTNDPHGILKDSGVVDSVIGYLNLSSDPVTFIQGAIPXILENTKHGFFRRLLGYYEKRLKHLVLKIKEIPCITCPKKPEGSMFVMVKLNLSVLEDIKDDVDFCLKLAKEQSVIVLPGAAVGLKNWLRITFAVEPSALLDGLERIKSFYKSHAKKQ; encoded by the exons ATGCGAATCAAACGAGACCTTATATTCTTCTTTGCTCTCTATTCTCTTCAATCGGCTAAGTACAACTGTTATTCGCCGACTGTCGGCCTTCTTCCTGCCAGAAA GGCTGTTGCAGATTATCTGAATTCAGATCTCCCAAATAAGTTATCTCCAGATGATGTTTATCTAACCATTGGATGCACCCAAGCAATTGAAGTTGCAGTGTCGGTCCTTGCCAGACCTGGTTCCAACATTCTCCTCCCAAAGCCTGGATTCCCATATTATGAAGCTCTATGTGCTCAAAGGAATCTCGAGTACCGCCATTTCGATCTCCTTCCGGAGAACGGCTGGGAGGTTGATCTTGCAGCCGTCGAATCTCTCGCAGATGAAAATACAACTGCCATGGTCATTATAAACCCTAGTAATCCTTGTGAATGTGTTTATAACTTCCAACATTTACAGAAG ATTGCTGAGACGGCAAAAA TTGGTATTTTAGTGATTGCTGATGAAGTTTATGGGCATCTAGCATTTGGGGAAACCCCTTTCACGCCTATGGGAGTTTTCGGGTCGACAGTACCTGTTATCACTCTTGGGTCCATTTCGAAGAGATGGATTGTTCCTGGATGGAGAATGGGTTGGCTCTTCACAAATGATCCTCATGGCATCTTGAAAGATTCAGGG GTTGTTGATTCAGTAATAGGATATCTTAATCTCTCCTCTGATCCTGTAACCTTCATCCAG GGTGCAATTC GAATTCTTGAAAATACAAAGCATGGCTTTTTCCGAAGATTATTGGGTTACTACGAGAAGCGGCTGAAACATCTTGTGTTAAAAATAAAAGAGATTCCTTGCATTACTTGCCCAAAGAAACCAGAAGGATCCATGTTTGTGATGGTAA AGCTGAACTTGTCTGTTTTGGAAGACATCAAAGATGATGTGGACTTCTGTCTGAAGCTCGCCAAAGAGCAGTCAGTCATTGTTTTACCAG GGGCGGCTGTAGGATTGAAGAATTGGCTTAGGATAACTTTTGCTGTTGAGCCATCAGCACTTTTGGATGGGTTGGAGAGGATCAAATCTTTCTACAAGAGTCATGCAAAGAAGCAATAA